From a single Metopolophium dirhodum isolate CAU chromosome 6, ASM1992520v1, whole genome shotgun sequence genomic region:
- the LOC132946923 gene encoding protein Smaug homolog 2-like: MDEMKQLAETLMQCKSFKERQERLSESLDHLSFNYSDLYTVLYREMKKRELDSNDPSKITKWLNNQPSKSFVKLHEALMLVKNNNIMAKEEYMYTLRRMLNQTIENGTNIEIAVKICNLIEKSPNLTIIHENLKHLICQVNQLNNSEHHYMPTETLTGNLWPNYFRPPHIDPFQPFNIRPAQQPNTSVWQNILQPTNLNSAPGLPHFRMECFGYNHLEMIAKTNRATTLGDPQSLIDLTILNQDMDGAVAKWLHYLKLHKYQWFFNSLSYLEIEFIDEDNIEDFIAKVNKNSITKGAQKKICLSTKALRDRSQKLNNLLLVLDLEVTPNELCEFMSYMRDILHYPIPNKNCVVGDQLQQDIVLVMEKLLNQLLEKLGKIRSLAAQSLLGMSINKYLECTLLILGNQTFMKHQIDKTSMFAETLKCRVHRIPRNFN; encoded by the exons TCATTCAAAGAGCGACAAGAACGTCTAAGTGAATCTCTAGATCATCTGTCATTCAACTATTCTGATCTATACACCGTGTTGTATAGAGAGATGAAAAAAAGAGAACTGGATTCTAATGATCCAAGTAAAATTACCAAATGGTTAAATAATCAACCGTCAAAATCATTTGTCAAACTTCATGAAGCATTGATGttggtaaaaaataacaacataatggCCAAAGAGGAGTATATGTACACTTTAAGACGTATGCTAAACCAAACAATTGAAAATGGTACCAACATTGAGATAGcagtaaaaatatgcaatttgaTTGAGAAATCACCAAACTTAACAATCATTCACGA gAATTTGAAACATCTCATTTGCCAAGTAAATCAACTGAACAATAGTGAGCACCACTACATGCCGACAGAAACTTTGACAGGAAACTTATGGCCAAATTATTTTAGACCACCACACATAGATCCTTTTCAACCATTTAATATTCGGCCTGCTCAACAGCCGAATACTTCTGTTTGGCAAAACATTCTGCAACCGACAAATTTAAATTCTGCTCCTGGTCTACCACATTTTAGAA TGGAATGTTTTGGCTACAACCATCTGGAAATGATTGCAAAGACCAACAGAGCCACTACTTTGGGAGACCCACAGTCACTAATCGACCTGACGATTCTCAATCAAGATATGGATGGAGCAGTTGCTAAATGGCTTCACTACTTGAAACTACATAAATACCAATGGTTCTTCAACAGTCTCAGTTATCTGGAAATTGAATTCATCGATGAGGACAATATTGAAGATTTCATAGCCAAAGTTAACAAAAATTCCATTACAAAAGGTGCACAAAAAAAGATATGTTTATCAACAAAGGCGTTGAGGGATCGGTCGCAAAAGTTGAACAACTTATTATtg GTATTGGATTTGGAAGTTACTCCCAATGAACTGTGTGAATTCATGTCGTACATGCGAGACATATTGCATTATCCCATACCGAACAAGAATTGTGTGGTTGGCGACCAACTACAACAAGACATAGTCCTTGTCATGGAGAAACTGCTAAATCAACTGCTAGAAAAACTTGGTAAAATTCGTTCTTTAGCTGCCCAGAGTCTACTTGGAATGTCTATCAATAAATACTTGGAATGCACCTTATTAATATTGGGTAATCAAACATTCATGAAACATCAAATTGACAAGACATCGATGTTTGCTGAAACTTTAAAATGCCGAGTCCATAGAATTCCTAGAAACTTTAACTGA